DNA from Fusarium falciforme chromosome 7, complete sequence:
AGGGTCGGGTTGGCGGCAAAAGACGCAGTACACGCGTCCATCTGGCTCCTGCAGTACCGGGCCAAACTTGGAACATCTGAACGACGTTAGCGagctgaggatgatgagcgaGCAGTCTAGGAGACTTACTGCCACTGTTCCAGACTCAAATGCATAGTTGTTTCGTGTCGTTGCCAGTCATGTTTCGTCTTGAAGGTATCTGTACAAAACGTACATTGGTACCTTCTGGGCTCCGTTTCTACTTCTCTAACCTTTTTTGACCTTGCAGGTTGCCTTCTCCTACGCCTTCTCCGCGAAGCCGAGGGTGATGAAGTAAAGGAATCCCAAGACCCAACTGAGGAGTCGGAGCGGGCTCCGGCTTCTGCACTGAAGGGTGTCTGCGATGTGCTCGCCACATCGTCAGTATAAGGCAAGCTGGCGGGTAGTTCGGGTCGATATGATAAGTCGTGGGAGATGATGTGGTCAGATGAGCATGACAGAGCTCTTGAATCCGGATCGTCAGTTTGGAATACCCTAGATAGGTGGCGATGAGTGGTTGACGATAAACGAGATGCATGGGCTCCTACCTTTGCCATGGGTCGGTTGCTAGCTGTAGAGGGTCGGGATACAAGTTGGATATGTCGTCAACGGCGCCAATGGACGTGTCGCTGTGAGACCGAGTGTTGACAACGCCATGAATAGATGTGTTCCCAATGATGGCTGCATTATCCTGGGCCTCATCGAGACCACTCGTAGTCCCGAGGTACCCCACCTCGTGCTCGGGAAGCCATGACATCCAGTCTTCGTCAGCAGACGACTGGCCGGCATGAGCCGGAGCTCTTTCGGACGGAGATTTCTGGGAGTCCATTTCTTGCCTTGACAGGGTCAAGAAGACCATGCAGGTCCATTGAGCGGCATCATTGATCCAACGTTATCGGAGTCATCAGCTTTTAGCACAGGGCGTAAAACTTTACGCCCTTGACAAAGCCCCGCTTTTCTATGGAGCTCTCAAGAACGTTATCAAAGCAGGCTTGGTTGGAGCCAAGGCATAACAGGGTGTTTGAGGCAGGCGAAGGAAGGGTAGACTTGACAGGATTCTGTGACATATCAAGCCCAAGTCTTTCGTCAAACCTTTTGTCTGTGTCTGTGTTGTTGAGAATTCTACACTGTCATCAATCATGTCTCTTGATCCGCCCCAACTCAATGGTGCATCGACCCCGAAACAACGGCTCGATGCATCCAAACTCAAGTTTACACAATCGACAGTTCTTCACCCAGTTCCTGAGCCTGGATCTCCCGAGCTGTGGGCACAGAATGTCCACACCGACCACATGCTAACATGCCGCTGGACTGCCGAGAAAGGCTGGGACGTACCCGAGATCAAGCCCTTTGCCGACCTTAGCATTTCCCCCCTCGCTTCCTGCATTCACTATGCGACTCAATGTTTCGAGGGCATGAAGGCCTATCGAGGGTTCGACAACAGTGTCAGACTTTTTCGACCAGATCGAAATGCGAAGCGATTGGTCATGAGCGCGAAAAGGGTATCACTGCCTGAGTTTGACGACGCAGAGCTGGTGGAATTGATCAAGGCACTGGTCCGCACCGATGCGAAgagtatttcttttcttttcaaGGGGATGCTTCAAGGATGTCCCTGTTAACACTTTGGCAGGATGGCTTGCAGAGCCCGGAAGCTTCCGCTACGTCCGACCTGCACTGATCGGAACCGGGCGTCAGTTGGGTGTTCAGATCCCCAGAGAAGCAGTACTATTCATTGTCATGGTCTGCTGGCCCGACTTTTCCACCGAAACTCCACCTGGTGTTGTGCCGAGATCAGACCTCCGCCTCCTCACGTCGAGAAATGACACCATTAGAGCCTGGCCTGGTGGCTTCGGCTACGCCAAAGTCGGTGCCAACTACGGCCCCAGCTTTGCGTCGCACTGCGAGGCACAGGAATCCGGTTACGACCAAATCCTGTGGCTCTTTGGAGAGGATGGTCAAGTTACAGAAGCAGGCGCGAGCAACTTCTTTGCGATCGTCAAGGATGAACGTACATCGAAGCTGCAGCTTCTCACTGCGCCGTTGGGTGACAAACTCATTCTTGACGGCGTCACTAGGCGATCAGTCCTGGAACTGGTTGAATCTAGACTGGCGGACGAACTGGAAGTGAAGGAGACAAAGTTCACCATCTCGGACCTTGAAAAGGCCTGGAAAGACGGCCGTCTTGTAGAGGCGTTCGTATCTGGCACAGCTGTGAGTAACGAGATGTTCATTCTGGCAAAGATTTCCTAACTCGTACTTTTAGTTCTTTATCAAGGATGTGTCGATCATTCGCGTGGGTGATCGTAATCTCGACTTGGTGCAGAAGCGGGATGGCACTGGCAAATTCGGACCGCGAATCAAGGGATGGTTGAAAGATATCATGTTTGGGGTTGAAGAGCACAAATGGGGCGTGGCTGTTTAACGATGGGCAGGCGGGTTATGTATAAGTTTATGGTCACACAGATCTAGTTgtttacctacctacctccAAAGCAAGCAGATGAGACATGTATTCAATATGGACGCCCAACACTTTCACTGTCTCAAAGTGAACGTAAGCAACTATTAACTGGAGCGAGAAAAATGCACATGACAAGTCAAGAAATTCTTTGGTGTAGAAGAGAAGATGGGATACGGAGCAGAGGGACTGAACCGAAATGTTGGCACCGTGAGGCCGTTATATCGAAGGCTTGTGAAAACCCGGCAGCAGTGTAGTAGCAAACTGAGCGGAATTGGTCGAATAAGCTTCCGGCGATGGAAGCCGAGGCGGGACTAATGAGCATATAAATAAGCATCCATGTCCCCTCTGCTGACCATCCTTGACCATCATCAAGTCTACCATGGCAGAAGTCAGATCAATCTAGGATAATGACATCCGGCAACGAATCAGTCTCCCTAGGTTGGTATTATCAACAAAAAGACCTCTACAAGCCTTactaacttatatctttaggcATTTTGGGGCAGTATTACTCTGCACGACACACTTTAGGCCAGTATCGCTCGGCTTCCGTCCTAGCATCCTACTCGATCTTAGGAGAACATGATCTGGGTCCATCTTCTCCCGCGAAAAATCGTCTCCACTGTGCCTTGGAACGTTGCATCCAAGCAACTATTCGACAACACCCTGGCTTATGTTATGGTGTTTCTGATGAGACAAAAATCGGGGTCCCTCTGTTCAGGCAATTGGATTACATCAACAGAAGAGACGTCCTGGAGATAATTGATGCTCGGCATGTCTCAGTTCCTTCTGAGATGAATCCAAACACGGTTGATGTCGTGCTGAATCGGATACTCGGCGAAAGACACGCCCAACTCTGGTTGAACAACAAACCAGCTTGGAAAGTTGTCGTTATTGAGCATATTCACAGTCCACAAGGTCAGGACCCAGAAGATGCAAGCCTTACAAGGGTCGACATTGCGTTTTTTGCACACCATGCTATCGCTGATGGCTTAAGCGGCATAGCCTTTCACACATCCCTGATGGAAGCCCTTCAGAACATGTCGGAACTGTCCTATCCGCCTACTTGGCCCATGGTCGTTACACCAAAGCATGCTCCACCGGCGGTTGAAGAGAGAGCGGACTGCCTCTCATGCGCCTGTACCATCTGCAACAGCCCCAGCACTTGCAAGGGGCCGGTCTGGGCAGGGAATCCGATATCACCTGCGCCATTGGCTGACTTCAAGTCCATGGTCCGGATTCTTTCCATCTCGGCGGAAATGCTTTCGAGCGTACTCAAGAGATGCAAGCTGTCCAATATCACTCTCACTGGCCTTCTGCACGCGTTGATCTGCACTTCTCTCTgtcgtggtgttgaagttgtCCCGGGTATTCGGGCCGTGACACCCTTTTCAGTGCGAAAGATGACAGGTGCgtcagagagagagattgTGAATCACATCTCTTTCTTATCAACATATGTCCCTGGTACGGATCTGAGCAAGATCGCGGGCAGCCCACTCGAGTCTGCAACTGAGGAACAACACATCATCCAGCTGGCACAACTCTTCAGCAGCGACATTGCAACCAAGGTCAAACAGTTTCCCCACGGAAGTATGTTCACGCATCTGAACGGCGTCAAAGACCTTCTATCGCTCTGCCAAAGTCAAGCGGGCACAGAATGTCTCTACACATACGAACTATCGAACCTGGGCTCAGCAAGGAGTGTCCCAACTCAACCTAGCGACCATCTCAAGTTGGACAAGCTGGTTTTCACGCAATGTGGCATGATATCTGGCCCGGCTATTGGCTTCAACTGTGCTAGCATACCCGGTGGCTCTTTTACTATCAGCATTACCTGGGAGCGGGGAGTGGTTGAGGAATCACTGATTGAGCAGGTGGCACAGGATCTTGAACTCCGGCTCAACTATGAGGCTCATGCAGATTCATAACCATAGATAATATCAGTTATCTCGAGTCATTGTAGTTCCAGTGACAAAGCATCAGCGAGACCTTGTGAAAGTGTTATCTAGCTTGCGCGCCGTCAACGGCATCGAGGCCCAGGTCCCGTGGCTGGCACTCTTCAGCGTCTCTAAAGCCGAAACACGGCCGTATAAAACCGAGGGCCTAGGCAACTTTAGTGGAATCCCCATTCGGCTGAGACTCACTCGACTACAAGGAAAGATGCAAGTGGGGTGGGGCCAAAGTTGGGCGCATTTCAAGGCGCATGAACCGGCGTGAATTTTGAACTTCATAAGGCGCAGCGAAAGGCGCAAATCCAGGCGTGTTTCAAGGCGCGTTGGGAGAGTGAGGGGCACGATAAAGCAGTGGAACACAGGGCGTAACGAGCATGGCAATCCTGAGAGGTTCGATTTGTCAGATCGCCGAGCCAACATGGGAACCAAGATGGAATCAGAACCCCTCAAAGAATGGATCGTGCTTATTCCCGATATCGAGGGCACGTTGGAGACAAGGATGAAGGTTCGGGAGTAAGTCCACTCTCTCACTCGGCATCCTCAGATAGGTAATGGATTTGCAGAACACACATCAAAGAGATGGTCAAACATATCGACTCCGGACTATATCAGATGGGAGGAGGTACACTGAAAGGAGATCAAGTTGGTGGAAGCGCCATTATTGCTCGTGCGAAAACTGAAGTCGACGTCATGGAGGTCCTCAAGACCGATATCTACGCACGGAGCGGTGTTTGGGACCTCGATAAAACGCAAATGATTCCAGTGAGTACTGAATTCATTCTCTACAAGATACAACCGAAATTCCTGACAGAGACCATAGTTCAAGTGTGTTTATAGGCGTACGTGCGTAGATGAGAAGGTCATGGGAGATCT
Protein-coding regions in this window:
- a CDS encoding C2H2-type domain-containing protein, with product MDSQKSPSERAPAHAGQSSADEDWMSWLPEHEVGYLGTTSGLDEAQDNAAIIGNTSIHGVVNTRSHSDTSIGAVDDISNLYPDPLQLATDPWQRVFQTDDPDSRALSCSSDHIISHDLSYRPELPASLPYTDDVASTSQTPFSAEAGARSDSSVGSWDSFTSSPSASRRRRRRRQPARSKKVREVETEPRRYQCTFCTDTFKTKHDWQRHETTMHLSLEQWQCSKFGPVLQEPDGRVYCVFCRQPDPLPEHHQVHNYAACIAQPEEARQFHRKDHLGQHLRLFHRGCNFNDLMKNWLSSIDDVKSRCGFCDARMGTWAERQKHLAVHFRTGSDMREWKGDRGFEQKIDDLVENDMPVFLIGTQRHTMEPFSASRADHRMDSSENVFGPLSSDEVSPGVADSTPPNRDETSAHSYRQIERLLLKFVSDEIAQGRVPSDRQLQRKMSEMMYGPDNAWDQTWADNPQWLDMFRRKAGLISLPLSGGKNAFVGFDEV
- a CDS encoding Branched-chain-amino-acid aminotransferase — its product is MSLDPPQLNGASTPKQRLDASKLKFTQSTVLHPVPEPGSPELWAQNVHTDHMLTCRWTAEKGWDVPEIKPFADLSISPLASCIHYATQCFEGMKAYRGFDNSVRLFRPDRNAKRLVMSAKRVSLPEFDDAELVELIKALVRTDAKRWLAEPGSFRYVRPALIGTGRQLGVQIPREAVLFIVMVCWPDFSTETPPGVVPRSDLRLLTSRNDTIRAWPGGFGYAKVGANYGPSFASHCEAQESGYDQILWLFGEDGQVTEAGASNFFAIVKDERTSKLQLLTAPLGDKLILDGVTRRSVLELVESRLADELEVKETKFTISDLEKAWKDGRLVEAFVSGTAFFIKDVSIIRVGDRNLDLVQKRDGTGKFGPRIKGWLKDIMFGVEEHKWGVAV